A stretch of DNA from Arthrobacter jiangjiafuii:
GTCTAGCCGCGCTGCGCGATTTCCGCCGCAGCTTCAAGATACGACAGAGCGCCACTGGAAGAAGGGTCATAGGTCATGACCGTCTGCTGATAGCTGGGCGCCTCGGAAATGCGGACGGATCTCGGGACCACGGCGCCGAGCACCTGTTCGGGGAAATGCTCCCGGACCTCAGCTGCCACCTGGGCGGCGAGATTGGTGCGGCCGTCGTACATGGTCAACAGAATGGTGGAAACAACCAAGTCTGCGTTCAGGTGCTTCTGGATCATCTCGATGTTCTTCAACAGCTGGCTGAGTCCCTCCAATGCGTAGTACTCACACTGGATGGGAATGAGCACCTCGCGGGCAGCCACGAAGGCGTTGACCGTCAGAAGGCCCAGGCTCGGCGGGCAATCGATGAAGATGTAATCCAGGCGCTCCTGACCCATCCGCACGCGCTCTGCGGCATAGGCTTCGATCGCGCGGCGAAGCCGCTGCTCGCGTGCCACCAGGGACACGAGTTCAATCTCTGCGCCGGCGAGGTGGATGGTGGCTGGCGCGCAAATGAGGTTTGAGATGTCCGGGCACTGGGCCACCACATTCGCCAGCGGAAGGTCGTCGATCAGGACGTCGTAAATACTCTCCACCTCGGCCCGATGGTCGATGCCAAGGGCGGTGGAAGCATTCCCCTGCGGATCAATGTCGATCACCAGTACGTTGAGGCCTGCGCTGGCCAATGCGGCGGCCAGATTGACGGTGGTGGTGGTCTTTCCCACGCCGCCCTTCTGGTTGCTGACCGTCATAATCCGTGTTTCCGCCGGTCGAGGGAGAACACGACCGCGCAGCTTTTCGCGGCGTCGGCTTTCATTTGCCAGTTCCCGGGCAAGCGGGGTGCTTTCGTCCATCAGGTCCATAACGTCTACCGACGTCGACGGAACTACCGCCGCGTCAGATACACCACCTTCGCTAGCCTCGGGGTCCGGGGCTGCGTCAGCCACGGCTTGCAGGGGGACAGTGCTGTGTTGTGTTTCACGTGAAACGGCAGTGCCAACAGGTGCAGATTCGGACTCAACGACCACGTACTCCGGCGTAGCAGGCAGCGCCGCAGCCGGCGGGATTACGACCTCGGTTGAAACCTCAGGCACGGGAGGTGCTGTCACAGTGGCCGGCTGCGCCGGACGCAACTCGGGACCCTCACCGGACAGAGGAGCGGGTTCATGGTTGCTTGCAAACATTTGGGGTTGGATCCTAGAAAACTGCGCGGAGAGGGCAGAACCCAAGGCTGCAAAAGGGGGAATCCGTTTTGCGGCGGAATCGCGGCGCGCACTCACCTGGACATGCTCACTTTCCAAACATAGGCATTAGTCCATCTAGCCTATCCGGTGACCGGCGAATATCCCGGATCGAAGCCGGTGTGTGCACAACGGGAAATAGTTGGGCCAGCCTATCCGACGGCGATCCGGACCACGGTGGTGTGCTCTTCGAGCAGGCCCTCGCCGGCGGTGAGGATGGATGTGTTCCGCCCGCCCAGCTTGCGGATGACCTTGGCCGCCTTCTGGATCTCCTCTTCGGCGCTGCGGCCTTTGATGGCCAACACAACGCCTTTGCCCTTCAGCAGCGGAATCGTCAGGCCGGCCAGAGTGGACAGGGCCGATACTGCCCGGGCCGTCACGACGTCGGCGTTCACATCCGCGACAACCTGTTCAGCCCGGCCCCGGATAACCACGACGTTGTCGAGGCCGAGATCGGCCACCACTTCGTTGAGCCAGATAACCCGGCGTTCCAGCGGCTCGATCAGGGTCAGCTGCAGGTCCGGGCGGGCGATGGCCAGGCACAGGCCTGGAAGTCCGGCCCCGCTGCCGACATCGGCGACCTTGGCGTTTTCATCGATCAGATCAGCGACAACGGCGCAGTTCAGGACGTGCCTGCTCCAGAGCCTGGGTACCTCGCGCGGGCCCAGCAGACCCCGTTCCATGCCGGAGGTGGCGAGGTGTTCGACATAGCGCTCAGCCAGCCCCAGTCTGGCGCCAAAGATCTTTTCCGCCGCTGTTCGTTCAGCGGGCGTTGTTTCAACCACGTGGTGTTTCCTTGTCTGCGGTGCAGTTTTCCTCGCGTTTTGCCGGCCTAGGAGGACGGCAGGGACACCACAATGTGGCGTGCGGCCCCTTCACCTTCGGACTCGCTGACGAGTCCAAGGCCGGCAACGGCGTCGTGCACGATCTTGCGTTCGTAGGCGCTCATTGGCTCCATGGCCACGTCCTGGCCGCTCTCCTTGGCCTGCGCGGCAGCCTCCTCCGCAAGGATCTGCAGCTCGGCACCCCGGGCCTGGCGGTAGCCGGTGATGTCCAGCACGAGCCGTGAACGGTTCTCTGTGGAGGTCAGGACCGAGAGCCGGGTGAGCTCCTGCAGGGCTTCGAGCACCTCACCCTCGGCGCCGACCAGGGACTGCAAGCCGCTGCTGTCTCCGTCTTCGGCGACGATGGAAATGTAGGTGCGGCCGCTGCGGACCTCAATGTCGATGTCACCGTCAATATCGGCGATGTCGAGGAGTTCCTCCAGGTAGTCGGCTGCGACGTCGCCCTCT
This window harbors:
- a CDS encoding ParA family protein, which translates into the protein MDLMDESTPLARELANESRRREKLRGRVLPRPAETRIMTVSNQKGGVGKTTTTVNLAAALASAGLNVLVIDIDPQGNASTALGIDHRAEVESIYDVLIDDLPLANVVAQCPDISNLICAPATIHLAGAEIELVSLVAREQRLRRAIEAYAAERVRMGQERLDYIFIDCPPSLGLLTVNAFVAAREVLIPIQCEYYALEGLSQLLKNIEMIQKHLNADLVVSTILLTMYDGRTNLAAQVAAEVREHFPEQVLGAVVPRSVRISEAPSYQQTVMTYDPSSSGALSYLEAAAEIAQRG
- the rsmG gene encoding 16S rRNA (guanine(527)-N(7))-methyltransferase RsmG; protein product: MVETTPAERTAAEKIFGARLGLAERYVEHLATSGMERGLLGPREVPRLWSRHVLNCAVVADLIDENAKVADVGSGAGLPGLCLAIARPDLQLTLIEPLERRVIWLNEVVADLGLDNVVVIRGRAEQVVADVNADVVTARAVSALSTLAGLTIPLLKGKGVVLAIKGRSAEEEIQKAAKVIRKLGGRNTSILTAGEGLLEEHTTVVRIAVG
- a CDS encoding protein jag produces the protein MTTEPAAEASETVADVTEEEETSRPGRLEEEGDVAADYLEELLDIADIDGDIDIEVRSGRTYISIVAEDGDSSGLQSLVGAEGEVLEALQELTRLSVLTSTENRSRLVLDITGYRQARGAELQILAEEAAAQAKESGQDVAMEPMSAYERKIVHDAVAGLGLVSESEGEGAARHIVVSLPSS